A stretch of the uncultured Trichococcus sp. genome encodes the following:
- a CDS encoding MATE family efflux transporter, whose protein sequence is MTKDMTAGNPAKLLVLFAVPMLIGNIFQQLYSLADTIIIGRTLGVDGLAAIGSVGGVLFFIHGFGIGITSGLGIVIAQRFGTKNEERIRKSITISVWITLVMTVLITILSVLFAEEILLFMDTPSEISKQAEAYFLTLMWGSVAIMVFNLLSNILRSLGDSKLPLVILMISSILNVVLDYVFIVWFSMGVAGAALATVAAQLFASFLCFVYIRKRMAILRFSREDWRMQSGEFSLPLKISLPIGIQASIIAIGSIVLQKSLNGFGPEAVGGYAIAQKLDIMATLPIASIGIAMATFAAQNYGAGLYSRIWAGARISLLLSFVYSILLGAVLLLFGTDLIRLLFEQNDPVVLAYAHTYFVATASFYLVLTSLIILRYTLQGVGENAAPTIGGVMEMVARVLVPLGFSGLLGYQAVAFANPIAWIGAAVPMMYAYRQLKRKLTLLEENRSKEAESGRSVWLSD, encoded by the coding sequence ATGACAAAAGATATGACTGCCGGCAATCCTGCGAAGCTGCTCGTCCTTTTCGCGGTTCCGATGCTGATAGGGAATATATTCCAACAACTCTACAGCTTAGCGGATACAATCATCATCGGCAGGACATTGGGTGTGGACGGACTGGCGGCAATCGGGTCGGTCGGCGGGGTGCTCTTTTTTATCCATGGATTCGGAATCGGGATCACTTCGGGTTTGGGTATTGTCATCGCGCAGCGTTTTGGCACGAAAAATGAGGAGCGGATCCGGAAAAGCATCACGATAAGCGTCTGGATCACGCTTGTCATGACTGTTCTCATCACCATCTTGAGCGTATTATTCGCTGAAGAGATTCTGCTGTTCATGGATACGCCGTCTGAAATAAGCAAGCAAGCCGAAGCGTACTTTTTGACCTTGATGTGGGGTTCGGTGGCGATCATGGTATTCAATTTATTGAGCAACATCCTGCGGTCGCTGGGTGACAGCAAACTGCCCTTGGTCATCCTGATGATTTCTTCCATATTGAATGTAGTGTTGGACTATGTGTTCATTGTCTGGTTTTCTATGGGGGTAGCAGGAGCTGCGCTTGCGACAGTTGCGGCGCAATTGTTCGCCAGTTTTCTCTGTTTCGTATACATCCGCAAGAGAATGGCGATTCTGCGTTTTTCCAGAGAAGATTGGCGGATGCAGTCTGGGGAATTTTCCTTGCCGTTGAAAATTTCGCTCCCGATCGGTATTCAAGCCTCCATCATTGCAATCGGGTCGATCGTATTGCAGAAGAGTCTGAATGGCTTTGGACCGGAGGCAGTCGGTGGCTACGCCATCGCCCAAAAATTGGATATTATGGCGACGCTGCCGATAGCCTCCATCGGTATCGCGATGGCCACTTTTGCAGCCCAAAACTACGGAGCGGGGTTGTACTCGCGGATTTGGGCAGGCGCGCGCATCAGTTTGCTGCTGTCCTTTGTCTACAGCATTCTGTTGGGGGCAGTGCTCTTGTTATTCGGCACGGATCTGATCCGGCTGTTGTTCGAACAGAATGATCCGGTCGTATTGGCGTATGCGCATACGTATTTTGTTGCCACGGCCAGCTTCTATCTTGTGTTGACATCTTTGATCATTTTGCGGTATACGCTGCAAGGGGTGGGGGAAAACGCTGCGCCGACTATTGGTGGCGTGATGGAGATGGTGGCCCGCGTCCTCGTTCCGTTGGGATTTTCCGGTTTGCTGGGCTACCAAGCTGTCGCTTTCGCCAATCCCATTGCTTGGATTGGAGCGGCCGTTCCGATGATGTACGCCTATCGTCAGTTGAAAAGAAAATTGACTTTATTGGAAGAGAACCGAAGTAAGGAAGCCGAGAGCGGGCGATCCGTGTGGCTGTCGGATTGA
- the tkt gene encoding transketolase, producing MFDQIDELAVNAVRTLSIDAVQKANSGHPGLPMGAAPMAYALWTKHLKVNPKNSLWADRDRFVLSAGHGSSMLYSLLHLSGFNVSLDDVKNFRQFGSKTPGHPEVHDTDGVEATTGPLGQGIANAVGFAMAEAHLAATYNKENFPVVDHYTYFLNGDGDLMEGISHEAASLAGHLKLGKLIGLYDSNDISLDGPTSKSFTEDVAARFEAYGWQHILVKDGNDLEAISKAIEEAKAETEKPTLIEIKTIIGFGAPDAGTHKVHGAPLGAEGVSFAKAAYGCPDEAFCVPSEVTARFNEKMVEAGQQSEEAWTAMFNDYKAAYPELAQQFEDAMAGKLPEGWQDKLPTYEVGSAAKASRVTSAEAIQALGEAVPYFWGGSADLSSSNNTMIKEATDFEPGNYAGRNIWYGVREFAMAAIMNGIVLHGGTRTYVGTFFVFTDYLRPAMRLAAISHLPGTYVMTHDSIAVGEDGPTHEPVEHLSSYRGMPNLTVLRPADGNEVSAAWEIAVSSADKPTMLVLTRQNLPVLEGTKEMAREGVKKGAYVLSPQQGETPAGILIATGSEVNLAMEAQKHLREAGVDVSVVSMPSFDLFEAQDAAYKEQVLPGAVRNRMSIEMGATFGWERYVGLDGLAYGIDKYGASGNGNVVMEEYGFTTEKVVAAYQAKFA from the coding sequence ATGTTTGATCAAATTGATGAGTTAGCAGTTAATGCAGTACGTACACTTAGCATCGACGCCGTACAGAAGGCCAATTCAGGGCACCCCGGTTTACCGATGGGAGCCGCTCCGATGGCTTACGCGCTTTGGACAAAACATTTGAAAGTCAACCCTAAGAACAGTTTGTGGGCAGACCGTGACCGTTTCGTATTATCGGCTGGACATGGGTCATCCATGTTGTACAGCTTGCTGCACTTATCCGGCTTCAATGTGAGCCTGGATGACGTGAAGAACTTCCGTCAATTCGGCAGCAAAACACCTGGACACCCGGAAGTGCATGACACGGATGGCGTGGAAGCGACAACCGGTCCTTTGGGACAAGGGATCGCAAATGCGGTAGGTTTCGCGATGGCGGAAGCGCACTTGGCGGCTACCTACAACAAAGAAAACTTCCCGGTTGTGGATCACTATACGTATTTCCTGAACGGCGACGGCGATCTGATGGAAGGCATCTCCCATGAAGCGGCCAGCTTGGCCGGCCACCTGAAATTGGGCAAACTGATCGGCTTGTATGACTCCAACGATATCTCTTTGGACGGACCGACTTCGAAATCCTTCACGGAAGACGTGGCTGCCCGTTTCGAAGCCTACGGTTGGCAACATATCTTGGTGAAGGACGGCAACGATCTGGAAGCCATCTCGAAAGCCATCGAAGAAGCGAAAGCTGAAACCGAAAAACCGACACTGATCGAAATCAAAACCATCATCGGCTTTGGCGCTCCTGATGCAGGCACGCATAAAGTGCATGGCGCTCCATTGGGAGCCGAAGGCGTTTCTTTCGCTAAAGCAGCATACGGCTGTCCGGATGAAGCTTTCTGTGTTCCGTCTGAAGTAACGGCACGATTCAATGAAAAAATGGTCGAAGCAGGCCAGCAGTCTGAAGAAGCCTGGACTGCCATGTTCAACGACTACAAAGCGGCTTATCCGGAATTGGCGCAACAATTCGAAGATGCCATGGCAGGCAAACTGCCTGAAGGCTGGCAAGACAAATTGCCGACTTATGAAGTGGGCAGCGCAGCCAAAGCCAGCCGTGTGACCAGCGCGGAAGCCATCCAGGCATTGGGTGAAGCTGTACCGTATTTCTGGGGCGGGTCTGCGGACTTATCGTCTTCAAACAACACAATGATCAAAGAGGCGACTGATTTTGAGCCCGGAAACTACGCCGGCCGAAACATCTGGTACGGTGTGCGTGAATTCGCGATGGCAGCCATCATGAACGGCATCGTTCTGCATGGCGGAACGAGAACGTATGTAGGGACCTTCTTCGTCTTCACGGATTACTTGCGCCCAGCGATGCGTTTGGCTGCCATTTCGCACTTGCCTGGCACTTACGTGATGACGCATGATTCGATTGCGGTCGGCGAAGACGGCCCGACACATGAGCCAGTGGAACACTTGTCCAGCTACCGCGGCATGCCGAACTTGACGGTTCTGCGTCCGGCCGACGGCAACGAAGTCAGCGCGGCTTGGGAAATCGCCGTGTCTTCAGCGGACAAACCAACGATGTTGGTGCTGACGCGCCAAAACTTGCCTGTTTTGGAAGGCACCAAAGAAATGGCCCGCGAAGGCGTGAAAAAGGGTGCTTATGTGCTTTCACCGCAACAAGGCGAAACGCCTGCCGGTATCCTGATCGCAACCGGTTCGGAAGTGAATTTGGCTATGGAAGCGCAAAAACACTTGCGTGAAGCCGGAGTGGACGTCTCTGTCGTCTCCATGCCGAGTTTCGATCTGTTCGAAGCGCAGGATGCAGCCTACAAAGAGCAAGTATTGCCTGGTGCAGTCCGCAACCGCATGTCCATCGAGATGGGCGCGACCTTCGGTTGGGAACGGTATGTCGGCTTGGATGGCCTTGCTTACGGTATCGATAAGTATGGTGCAAGCGGCAACGGCAACGTTGTAATGGAAGAATATGGCTTCACTACTGAAAAAGTGGTTGCGGCTTATCAAGCAAAATTCGCATAA
- a CDS encoding ArsR family transcriptional regulator encodes MQLDISESSLAVYEALASDIRLKIIQLLSKQKMNVKELALELNMTSAIISKHIKKLEAVGIIKTERIPGKGGMQKVSILKVDHIDIHFPKKIYHSFETFDTAIPIGHYTDYHVTPTCGLADSKDFIGNVDEPKYFMDSGRMDASILWFTAGYVEYKTPNFLTPEDTLEQIDISMEISSEFPFSNDVWPSDITFTLNGTELGTWTSPGDFADTRGKLNPAWWPSNLNQYGLLKTLRITHHGTYMDGDPISEVSIADLDTTSETWDIRIEVKPDAENVGGVTLFGKKFGNHDQDINFKAYYS; translated from the coding sequence ATGCAATTGGACATATCCGAATCATCTTTGGCTGTATATGAGGCTTTGGCCAGCGATATACGCTTAAAGATCATCCAATTATTATCCAAACAGAAAATGAATGTGAAAGAGTTGGCACTTGAACTGAATATGACCAGCGCCATCATTTCAAAACACATCAAAAAACTTGAAGCCGTAGGTATCATCAAAACGGAGCGGATCCCAGGAAAAGGTGGTATGCAAAAGGTCTCCATCCTGAAAGTCGATCATATCGACATCCATTTTCCGAAGAAAATTTACCATTCCTTTGAAACCTTCGATACCGCAATCCCGATTGGACACTACACTGATTATCACGTCACTCCGACCTGCGGATTGGCTGATTCCAAAGATTTCATCGGAAATGTGGATGAGCCGAAATACTTCATGGACTCCGGCAGAATGGACGCCAGCATCCTTTGGTTCACTGCAGGCTATGTGGAATACAAAACTCCTAACTTCCTGACGCCGGAGGATACGCTGGAACAAATCGACATCAGCATGGAAATCAGTTCCGAGTTCCCATTCTCGAACGACGTATGGCCATCCGACATCACGTTCACCCTGAACGGCACAGAGCTGGGTACATGGACGAGCCCCGGGGACTTCGCGGACACGCGCGGGAAGTTGAATCCAGCTTGGTGGCCTTCAAATTTGAACCAATACGGTTTATTGAAAACACTAAGGATAACCCACCACGGCACTTACATGGACGGAGATCCCATTTCTGAAGTCAGCATCGCTGACCTGGATACGACGTCCGAAACATGGGACATCCGCATTGAGGTGAAGCCAGATGCCGAAAATGTCGGAGGCGTGACCTTGTTCGGCAAAAAATTCGGAAATCATGATCAGGACATCAACTTCAAAGCCTACTATTCCTGA
- a CDS encoding extracellular solute-binding protein, translating to MKNAHRKFLSAATLAGITLLAGCGNANTITFWNPLTGDDGAYMDALVAEYNETDPEFPVESVITADMYTKIYTVMNSGKDIPDLTLIHADRVPQFADLDMLEPVEGLMATNTDLTADNYLEVAWNAGNYEGTQYTVPLDIHGNAMYYNTDLLDKYDANTFLEDDVVTIEEILSLDGKLDEGQYAINNALIEWVALANVINAGGDISDEAGNPTINTDAMRTVVEQLKSVADAGLMSPYGEDGYAMFQSGDVLFSTDGTWTSTAHGSVEGLNFGVTNIYSVTPDKFTNRSSAHLFSMLNNEDRTDEKEQGVADFLSWMRENSIDWAGAGQIVASKEVFESEDYQQYPQSFFTSSDVEKEASYIFDYKYYSYVESALATVLSDMIYGNITIDEGLDQAQKTVEDLIAENAN from the coding sequence ATGAAAAATGCACACAGAAAGTTTTTATCAGCAGCAACGTTGGCAGGCATTACCTTACTGGCAGGTTGCGGTAACGCAAATACGATCACCTTCTGGAACCCTTTGACCGGTGACGATGGTGCCTACATGGATGCGTTGGTGGCCGAGTACAACGAGACAGACCCTGAATTCCCCGTCGAGAGCGTCATCACAGCGGACATGTACACCAAAATTTATACAGTCATGAACTCGGGCAAAGACATTCCGGATTTGACTTTGATTCACGCGGATCGGGTTCCCCAATTTGCTGACCTGGACATGTTGGAGCCTGTCGAAGGCTTGATGGCGACGAATACCGATCTGACAGCGGACAACTACCTTGAAGTCGCTTGGAATGCCGGCAACTACGAAGGGACGCAATATACGGTTCCGTTGGATATTCACGGGAATGCGATGTATTACAATACCGATTTGCTGGATAAATATGACGCAAACACTTTCCTTGAGGATGATGTGGTGACGATCGAAGAAATCCTATCATTGGACGGAAAGCTTGATGAAGGACAGTATGCCATCAATAATGCTTTGATCGAATGGGTGGCATTGGCGAACGTCATCAATGCAGGTGGGGATATTTCCGACGAAGCCGGCAATCCTACCATCAATACGGATGCGATGAGAACGGTAGTCGAACAATTGAAGTCCGTGGCGGATGCAGGCTTGATGTCCCCTTACGGTGAAGACGGCTACGCGATGTTCCAATCGGGAGATGTGTTGTTCTCCACTGACGGAACCTGGACATCCACAGCGCATGGCTCTGTTGAAGGATTGAACTTCGGAGTGACCAATATTTATTCCGTGACTCCTGATAAATTCACAAACCGATCTTCTGCCCACTTGTTCTCCATGCTGAACAATGAAGACAGAACCGATGAAAAAGAACAAGGGGTTGCGGACTTCTTGAGCTGGATGCGCGAAAACTCGATCGACTGGGCGGGTGCCGGCCAAATCGTAGCGAGTAAAGAGGTATTCGAGAGTGAAGATTATCAACAGTACCCGCAATCATTCTTCACAAGTTCGGATGTCGAAAAAGAAGCTTCCTATATTTTTGACTATAAATACTACAGCTATGTCGAATCAGCTTTGGCTACCGTCTTATCGGACATGATCTACGGCAACATCACAATCGACGAAGGTCTGGATCAAGCTCAAAAAACAGTAGAAGATCTGATTGCCGAAAATGCAAACTGA
- a CDS encoding alpha-N-arabinofuranosidase yields the protein MEAKLSVNRQNAISKIDKRLYGSFIEHLGRAVYDGIYEPEHKNADADGFRKDVKEVVAELNVPLIRYPGGNFVSGYKWEDGIGPKEKRPRKLDLAWRSLETNQVGIHEFAKWAKEVNAEVNMAVNLGTRGIQEAVECLEYCNFEGGTHWSDLRKLNGSAEPFGIKTWSLGNEMDGPWQIGHKTAEEYGRLAAETAKAMKLVDDSIELVVCGSSTSKMPTFGDWERIVLEHTYEYVDYLSLHCYYGNKENDIGNYLAQSLDMDRFIKTVVSICDFVKVKKGSDKQINLSFDEWNVWYHSNDQDKELEPWQVAPPLLEDIYNFEDALMVGCLLITLLKNADRVKIACLAQLVNVIAPIMTEKNGDTWKQTIFFPFMQVSNYGRGVVLTPHVESETYGSKDFAEVPYIETIAVHNDETDELVIFAVNRSEDRDIAFTFEEEGFELESISEATELAGYDKKDTNATDHDLIKLKEKSDVVLKDSRLSTVLKPLSWNVIRIKTT from the coding sequence ATGGAAGCAAAATTATCGGTCAACAGACAGAATGCCATCAGCAAGATAGATAAGCGTTTGTACGGTTCGTTCATAGAGCATTTGGGAAGGGCTGTCTATGACGGTATTTACGAACCGGAACACAAAAATGCCGATGCAGATGGTTTTCGGAAAGATGTCAAAGAGGTAGTGGCGGAACTGAATGTGCCGCTTATCCGCTATCCTGGGGGGAATTTTGTTTCAGGGTATAAGTGGGAAGACGGAATCGGGCCAAAAGAGAAGCGCCCGAGGAAATTGGATTTGGCGTGGCGATCATTGGAGACGAATCAGGTAGGCATCCACGAATTCGCGAAATGGGCAAAAGAAGTCAATGCGGAAGTGAATATGGCAGTCAATCTGGGCACGCGTGGCATCCAGGAAGCTGTGGAATGTTTGGAATATTGCAATTTTGAAGGCGGGACCCATTGGAGCGACCTGCGCAAGCTGAACGGATCAGCGGAACCTTTCGGAATCAAGACCTGGTCGCTCGGCAATGAAATGGATGGGCCTTGGCAGATCGGCCATAAGACCGCGGAAGAATACGGACGCTTGGCGGCAGAGACCGCTAAGGCGATGAAGCTGGTCGATGACAGCATCGAATTGGTCGTTTGTGGGAGTTCGACAAGTAAAATGCCGACTTTCGGTGACTGGGAACGGATTGTTTTGGAGCATACTTATGAGTATGTCGACTATCTTTCACTGCATTGCTATTATGGGAATAAGGAAAATGATATAGGCAATTATCTGGCACAATCTTTGGATATGGACCGCTTCATCAAGACAGTCGTTTCCATCTGTGATTTCGTGAAGGTCAAAAAAGGCAGCGACAAACAAATCAATCTGTCGTTCGACGAGTGGAACGTATGGTATCACTCAAATGATCAGGATAAGGAATTGGAACCATGGCAAGTCGCTCCGCCACTGTTGGAGGATATCTATAATTTCGAGGATGCCTTAATGGTAGGCTGCTTGCTGATTACGCTATTGAAAAATGCTGACCGCGTCAAGATTGCCTGCTTGGCCCAATTGGTCAATGTCATTGCTCCGATCATGACGGAAAAGAATGGAGACACCTGGAAACAAACCATTTTCTTTCCGTTTATGCAAGTATCCAATTACGGCAGAGGCGTGGTTCTGACACCTCATGTCGAGTCGGAAACATACGGTTCGAAGGATTTTGCTGAAGTGCCTTATATCGAAACGATTGCGGTGCACAACGATGAAACGGATGAACTGGTTATCTTTGCGGTAAACCGATCGGAAGACAGAGACATCGCCTTCACCTTCGAAGAAGAAGGGTTCGAGTTGGAGAGCATCTCTGAAGCGACCGAGCTGGCTGGATATGATAAAAAGGATACAAATGCAACCGATCATGATTTGATCAAACTGAAAGAAAAGTCGGATGTGGTATTGAAGGACAGCAGGCTGTCCACTGTTTTGAAACCGTTATCTTGGAATGTCATCAGAATAAAAACAACATAA
- a CDS encoding Gfo/Idh/MocA family oxidoreductase — MMKIGVIGLGNIAQKAYLPVMVEMQDEVEWHLCSRNRETLETVGKKFGFQHLYTSMEEWLDSGIEAAFVHVATVAHAEIIRKLLERGISVYVDKPISDELEETKELIELADAKGLLLTAGFNRRFAPMVERLKEIPDKKMILIQKDRVKNVEAVRFAVYDLFIHIADTALYLLDDEVVSVQSHLVEDEGELKRLWLMLETKSTTCFVSMNYEAGANQEVMEVQSPDGIVRVLNLTDMTIEQKNGKQQIAFGDWEWTLRKRGFAPLIGSFIAGLKEQTNPVPTESSYLSHSLCEKILTDNGFGSKPND; from the coding sequence ATGATGAAAATTGGAGTCATCGGCTTAGGAAACATTGCACAAAAGGCGTATCTTCCGGTCATGGTCGAGATGCAGGATGAGGTGGAATGGCATCTGTGCTCACGGAACAGGGAGACGCTGGAAACTGTAGGGAAAAAATTCGGCTTCCAACATTTGTACACTTCGATGGAGGAATGGTTGGACAGCGGAATCGAGGCTGCCTTTGTGCACGTAGCTACTGTTGCCCATGCGGAAATCATCCGCAAGTTACTGGAGCGCGGCATTTCGGTCTATGTGGACAAGCCCATCAGCGATGAGCTGGAAGAGACAAAGGAACTGATCGAGTTGGCGGACGCCAAAGGTTTATTGCTTACCGCTGGATTCAATCGCCGTTTTGCTCCGATGGTGGAACGGCTGAAAGAGATCCCTGACAAAAAGATGATCCTGATTCAGAAGGATCGTGTGAAGAATGTGGAAGCTGTCCGTTTTGCCGTCTACGATCTGTTCATCCACATCGCGGATACCGCTTTGTATTTGTTGGATGATGAGGTGGTTTCGGTACAATCGCATCTGGTCGAAGACGAAGGGGAATTGAAACGACTATGGCTGATGCTCGAAACGAAGAGCACGACTTGTTTCGTCTCTATGAACTACGAAGCGGGTGCCAATCAGGAAGTAATGGAAGTCCAAAGTCCGGATGGGATTGTGCGTGTCCTGAATTTGACCGATATGACCATCGAACAAAAAAATGGCAAGCAGCAAATTGCTTTTGGCGATTGGGAATGGACGCTCCGTAAGCGAGGATTCGCGCCGCTGATTGGTTCGTTTATCGCGGGCCTAAAGGAACAGACAAATCCCGTTCCCACGGAATCCAGCTATCTGAGCCACTCGCTGTGCGAGAAAATACTTACCGACAACGGATTCGGAAGCAAACCAAACGACTAG
- a CDS encoding carbohydrate ABC transporter permease: MRKNNVSKYLAYAFLILLALVWLFPALFGLFTSFKSQGDIMEVGFRMFPANWIVTNYLKLLQNTSSAPIITWFFNSLFVSTTHALLVVVVVSLAAFGYTRVNFKGRDALFYGVLAISMFPSAVNIIPSYKIVDSLGWVNTYLAVIIPGLGGVGNVFLVRQFMQNIPAEYDESARMDGASDFVIYKNIILPLVKPVLIVAGMFSFVGSWNDFLWPTIVLSDVKKMTITAGLQLLQDLYGNYVMIGQLMSAAVIAMIPTVLLFVFAQKYFIDSLNLNVGIK; encoded by the coding sequence ATGAGAAAAAACAATGTTTCCAAATATTTGGCCTATGCTTTCCTGATTCTGTTGGCGCTTGTCTGGTTGTTCCCGGCTCTTTTCGGGCTGTTCACATCCTTCAAATCCCAAGGAGACATCATGGAAGTGGGCTTCCGGATGTTCCCTGCAAACTGGATCGTCACCAATTACCTAAAATTGTTGCAGAATACATCGAGCGCACCGATCATCACGTGGTTCTTCAACTCACTGTTCGTTTCGACCACGCATGCCTTGTTGGTTGTGGTAGTCGTCTCCTTGGCAGCATTCGGCTACACAAGGGTCAATTTCAAAGGCCGCGATGCCTTGTTCTATGGCGTGCTTGCCATCTCGATGTTTCCATCAGCCGTGAATATCATCCCTTCCTATAAGATAGTGGATTCCCTTGGCTGGGTTAATACGTATTTGGCGGTCATCATTCCGGGCTTGGGAGGCGTCGGAAATGTGTTTCTGGTCCGTCAATTCATGCAGAATATCCCGGCGGAATACGATGAGTCAGCAAGAATGGACGGTGCATCGGATTTCGTGATCTACAAAAATATCATTCTTCCGCTAGTGAAGCCAGTCCTGATTGTTGCGGGCATGTTCTCGTTCGTAGGTTCATGGAATGACTTCCTATGGCCAACAATCGTTTTGAGCGATGTCAAAAAAATGACGATCACAGCCGGTCTGCAATTGCTGCAGGACTTGTACGGCAACTATGTGATGATCGGGCAACTGATGTCGGCTGCGGTCATCGCCATGATTCCGACCGTATTGTTGTTCGTATTTGCACAGAAATATTTCATTGATTCATTAAATCTGAATGTAGGCATTAAGTAA
- a CDS encoding sugar ABC transporter permease produces the protein MQTSEAVSTKVNAKENKKKNFKFLYFIGPHLILFFVFVLLPIIYGIYSSFTQWNLISDQTWVGLNNYKTILLDQESTFYFQFRNGLKNTLLFVLYTIPFQILFPLIIATVMQHKGLKFKGLFQAIFYVPGLVSASAGALIWLLIFNPRLGPMNNLVASDIVWTAQQPYAWIVIFVMSMWGAIGGNLIIYRSAMAGVSEDLYEAAEIDGAGSFRKFISITLPSIRFPLFYTFVMSTAGAFNVYVQPLMATNGGPNQSTTVLMMYIRNLAFGSGESVAGMASAMAVLLGLVILAVSALQFYVMTKRSKG, from the coding sequence ATGCAAACATCTGAAGCTGTATCCACCAAAGTCAACGCTAAAGAAAACAAGAAAAAAAACTTTAAGTTTCTTTATTTCATAGGCCCCCACTTGATTCTGTTCTTTGTATTCGTGCTGTTGCCGATCATATACGGTATTTATTCTTCATTCACACAGTGGAACCTGATTTCTGACCAGACTTGGGTAGGCTTGAACAACTATAAAACAATCTTGTTGGACCAGGAGTCGACGTTCTATTTCCAATTCCGGAATGGTCTGAAAAACACTTTGCTATTTGTGCTCTACACGATCCCTTTCCAAATTCTGTTCCCACTGATCATTGCGACCGTCATGCAGCATAAAGGGCTGAAATTCAAAGGCTTGTTCCAAGCCATCTTTTATGTTCCGGGGCTCGTTTCTGCCTCGGCAGGCGCTTTGATTTGGCTGTTGATCTTTAATCCGAGATTGGGCCCCATGAACAACTTGGTAGCGTCGGATATCGTTTGGACAGCCCAGCAACCGTATGCCTGGATCGTCATCTTCGTGATGTCGATGTGGGGTGCGATCGGCGGCAACCTGATCATTTATCGTTCCGCTATGGCGGGGGTATCGGAAGACCTTTACGAAGCCGCTGAGATTGATGGTGCCGGTTCGTTCCGGAAATTCATCAGTATCACGTTGCCTTCCATCCGCTTCCCTTTGTTCTATACATTCGTCATGTCCACTGCAGGTGCGTTCAATGTGTACGTTCAGCCGCTGATGGCAACAAACGGCGGACCTAACCAGTCCACCACCGTCCTGATGATGTACATCCGCAATCTGGCATTCGGATCGGGCGAATCCGTTGCGGGTATGGCTTCCGCAATGGCAGTCTTGTTGGGTCTGGTCATACTGGCAGTCTCAGCCTTGCAGTTCTACGTCATGACGAAAAGATCGAAGGGGTGA